The Cohnella abietis genome has a segment encoding these proteins:
- a CDS encoding GyrI-like domain-containing protein, which yields MEQLQALERKETKLVGYTAKVSLNQDLENSIVLGLREELVGKRQDIANRLDDNGIYLVQVYSEEEWTPDVPFVSIVAVEVSDFVHIPEGFVRHTLPAGKYVKVTHQGPESQIGETYDSIREQDIGSSRAFDFEYWTNIDLLEHEGSTIDIYLPLET from the coding sequence ATGGAACAATTACAAGCGCTGGAACGTAAAGAAACGAAGCTGGTTGGTTACACTGCAAAGGTATCGTTAAATCAAGATTTAGAAAATAGTATTGTTCTAGGATTACGAGAAGAGCTCGTTGGCAAGCGGCAGGATATTGCAAATCGGTTAGATGATAACGGGATTTACTTAGTCCAGGTTTACTCAGAGGAAGAATGGACGCCGGATGTTCCGTTTGTAAGTATTGTTGCGGTGGAGGTTAGTGATTTTGTCCATATTCCTGAGGGATTCGTTCGGCATACGTTACCTGCTGGCAAATATGTTAAGGTAACTCATCAGGGGCCTGAATCCCAAATTGGAGAAACCTACGATTCAATCCGTGAACAAGATATCGGCAGCTCTCGGGCTTTTGACTTCGAGTACTGGACAAATATTGATTTGCTTGAGCACGAGGGGAGCACAATTGATATTTATTTGCCTCTAGAAACTTAG
- a CDS encoding ATP-binding protein yields the protein MYKFKNLLTHFNNKTAIKNLVVILLLLSVLQGLRWGWSEIFATAKHPDAVAGVLDMRGQILDYTHPIPLTGEWQFYPKKFVTYQDLDSVEEHFRNINVPGDWGSVLNEDTGSSYGYGTYRLRILVDPLDKPVSFWVQGVQASSEVEVNGSVLASFGKPATNANDYTPKNISYTASYAVEGTTEIELLIRVANYDKPYNAGITRFIHFGSQASIDYVRWYSIGFQLITFVILLLHGLYACIFYIFNREQHALFITNLLTLSVGIAVISGHDNVLMLWLSINYTWALKIRLLSLLWQNYFILIVFRRFAMANRRNVWVKAYRVFLIAISLFIAVVPASWVNGMIDLRLFIFFYLIPFTWFIYIVGTMIFKKQSDKDVVFLLLTAAAIISNLIWSLFESSKDVTTVYYPIDIIVAIVGFSTYWFKKYFRNSKENAKLNEQLKQADKLKDQFLANTSHELRTPLHGIMNIAQTVVTKEQEKMTEASVKDMELLISISRRMSHMLGDLLDVARLQEHRIQLQQEPLKIQSIVPGVVGMLKFMIEGKPIQLKMNISESMPMVMADEKRIVQVLYNLLHNALKYTEEGTISITAETRFGKAFIHVSDTGVGMNKETQARAFLPYEQGSYGISDGRGIGLGLSICKQLIELHRGTLTMQSEPGKGSTFSFDLPLANSSDLQSLQNPSKLHPTIEETENPNNGLALLDNIGEIAATVLIPPLLVDRKMNILVVDDDPVNLGVLVGILSTEPYTITTVHSAHEVLELVDTGHWDLLIADVMMPHMSGYELTQRIREQYSVSELPVLLLTARSQPADIYTGFLSGANDYVTKPVDALELKYRIRALTALKQSINDRLRLEAAYLQAQIHPHFLFNTLNSIMVLSDIDTVKMRKLGDAFASFLRISFDFLNTRELVELSHELELVDAFLQIEKERFEDRLTVVWEVEPDINLLVPPLSIQPLVENAVKHGLLSQNKGGTIHIRIARRQSYTLIEVEDDGKGMEQEQVIQHLNDMMKGKGGIGLSNTNRRLIQLYGQGLSIVSQPNVGTKVSFVIPNTH from the coding sequence ATGTATAAATTCAAAAATCTACTAACACATTTCAATAATAAAACTGCTATAAAAAATTTAGTCGTAATTCTGTTACTTCTAAGCGTGCTCCAAGGCCTTCGATGGGGTTGGTCTGAGATTTTTGCTACTGCAAAGCATCCTGATGCTGTGGCTGGTGTGCTCGACATGCGAGGGCAGATATTAGACTACACACATCCAATTCCCTTAACTGGCGAATGGCAATTCTACCCTAAAAAATTTGTAACATATCAAGACCTAGACTCAGTTGAAGAACACTTCCGTAATATTAATGTTCCAGGAGACTGGGGAAGTGTACTGAATGAGGATACTGGTTCCTCATATGGATATGGGACTTATCGGTTGCGCATTCTAGTTGATCCATTGGATAAACCTGTCTCATTCTGGGTCCAAGGGGTTCAAGCATCATCAGAGGTAGAGGTGAACGGCAGTGTTTTGGCCAGTTTCGGGAAACCTGCTACGAACGCTAACGACTATACACCCAAAAATATCTCTTACACAGCCTCCTATGCTGTAGAAGGGACAACAGAAATAGAACTACTTATTCGTGTAGCCAACTATGATAAACCTTATAACGCAGGAATCACGCGCTTCATTCACTTCGGATCCCAGGCCTCGATTGACTATGTGCGTTGGTACTCTATTGGATTTCAACTCATTACGTTTGTCATTTTGCTACTACACGGTTTGTATGCTTGTATATTTTATATATTCAATCGTGAACAACACGCTTTGTTCATTACAAATCTCTTAACACTTTCCGTTGGAATAGCCGTTATTAGTGGCCATGATAATGTGCTCATGCTATGGCTATCGATCAATTACACATGGGCTTTAAAGATTAGACTTCTCTCCCTCCTTTGGCAAAACTATTTTATACTTATCGTCTTTAGAAGATTCGCTATGGCTAACCGAAGAAACGTTTGGGTGAAAGCATACAGAGTGTTTCTCATTGCAATCTCATTATTTATTGCTGTTGTACCCGCTTCATGGGTAAATGGAATGATTGACTTAAGGCTATTTATTTTCTTTTACTTAATTCCATTTACTTGGTTTATTTACATCGTTGGAACAATGATTTTCAAGAAGCAGTCCGACAAAGATGTCGTATTTTTACTACTAACTGCAGCAGCAATAATATCCAACTTGATATGGAGCTTATTTGAATCTAGTAAAGACGTTACTACCGTTTACTATCCAATTGATATCATTGTAGCCATTGTTGGCTTTTCTACCTACTGGTTTAAAAAATACTTCCGAAATTCTAAAGAAAACGCCAAACTAAACGAGCAGTTGAAGCAAGCGGATAAGCTGAAGGACCAATTTCTGGCCAATACTTCGCACGAGCTGCGAACTCCGCTGCACGGCATTATGAATATCGCTCAAACTGTCGTAACCAAAGAACAGGAAAAGATGACTGAGGCAAGCGTCAAGGATATGGAGCTTCTTATATCCATTAGTCGCCGAATGTCGCATATGCTTGGTGATCTACTTGATGTCGCAAGGCTCCAAGAGCATCGCATCCAGCTGCAGCAAGAGCCCTTAAAAATTCAATCGATCGTACCCGGAGTAGTGGGTATGCTTAAATTCATGATAGAAGGTAAACCTATTCAGTTAAAAATGAATATATCGGAATCCATGCCTATGGTAATGGCCGATGAGAAAAGAATCGTGCAGGTTTTGTATAATTTATTGCATAACGCGCTCAAATATACGGAAGAGGGAACTATCTCCATCACCGCCGAGACAAGATTTGGAAAAGCATTCATACATGTTTCCGATACTGGGGTTGGCATGAATAAGGAAACCCAGGCCAGAGCTTTTCTTCCCTATGAACAAGGGTCTTATGGGATTAGCGATGGTAGAGGAATCGGTCTTGGCTTAAGTATTTGTAAGCAGCTGATAGAATTGCACAGGGGCACATTAACGATGCAATCCGAACCGGGAAAAGGGTCAACATTCAGCTTTGACCTACCTTTGGCGAATTCGTCGGATCTCCAGTCCCTGCAAAACCCGTCAAAGCTTCACCCGACAATCGAAGAAACTGAAAATCCGAACAACGGGTTAGCTTTATTGGATAACATAGGAGAAATAGCAGCAACCGTACTAATTCCGCCCCTTCTGGTTGACAGAAAAATGAATATTCTGGTCGTAGATGACGACCCCGTCAATCTGGGTGTACTAGTTGGAATTCTCTCGACGGAACCTTACACGATTACAACGGTTCATTCCGCTCACGAAGTGCTAGAATTGGTAGACACCGGGCATTGGGATCTGCTAATTGCTGATGTTATGATGCCACATATGTCCGGCTACGAATTAACGCAGAGAATAAGGGAGCAATACTCCGTTTCCGAGCTTCCTGTTTTGTTGCTAACTGCACGCAGTCAGCCGGCCGATATCTATACTGGATTTTTGTCGGGTGCCAATGATTATGTTACCAAGCCTGTAGATGCTCTTGAACTCAAATATAGGATCAGAGCGTTGACCGCGCTGAAGCAATCCATAAACGATCGTTTACGCTTAGAAGCAGCCTATCTACAGGCGCAAATCCACCCTCATTTTCTATTCAACACTCTTAATTCAATTATGGTGCTGAGCGATATTGACACGGTAAAAATGCGTAAGCTGGGCGATGCTTTTGCATCCTTCCTACGAATTAGCTTTGATTTTCTAAATACGAGAGAATTGGTCGAGCTTTCCCATGAGTTGGAGCTAGTTGATGCCTTTTTACAAATTGAAAAAGAGCGGTTTGAAGACAGATTGACTGTTGTGTGGGAGGTTGAGCCTGACATTAACCTTCTAGTCCCTCCACTCTCTATACAGCCGCTAGTTGAAAATGCCGTCAAGCATGGTCTCCTTAGTCAGAATAAAGGTGGGACTATCCATATCAGGATAGCTCGCCGACAAAGCTATACGCTGATTGAGGTAGAAGATGATGGCAAAGGCATGGAGCAGGAACAGGTCATTCAGCACTTGAATGATATGATGAAGGGAAAAGGAGGCATCGGGCTCTCCAATACAAACCGGCGCTTGATCCAGTTATATGGTCAAGGCTTGTCTATTGTCAGTCAGCCCAATGTAGGAACAAAAGTGTCGTTTGTAATTCCGAATACCCATTAA
- a CDS encoding histidine--tRNA ligase, with product MLMQNVKGTFDFFGNEQLLRKKTQSVLQEVFELYDFDGMDSTMLNELDLLTSKYAGGDEIVKEMYQLTDQGMRNLGLRYDLTIPFAKVIALNPSIELPYKRYEIGKVFRDGPVKRGRLREFLQCDVDIVGVEGPEAEAELMQVAVEAFKRLNVPITLRWNNRKFLGEILEKNGVTSDEKLSVMLTLDKIEKIGNEGVVKELISKGLDPQVTSALTELIQIDDSSFEYLSNKYNIEKSKGSLEVHALQQLIDKLELDKACQFDPFLSRGLSFYTGTVYEIFDASKTFTSSLGGGGRYDAIIGKLVGREDIQYPTVGISFGMESIMEMIKNRPIQLPQPVVVVLPIGETVSVVLKTAAVLRSNGIRTGLEISKRKLKKSLSSVAAKGIRFVILIGEDEANAGMIRLKDMKEKTEIVVTLEEAIKRIEYERKSVL from the coding sequence ATGTTAATGCAGAATGTAAAAGGTACTTTTGATTTCTTTGGAAACGAACAATTACTTAGAAAAAAGACTCAATCTGTCCTTCAAGAAGTGTTTGAATTGTATGATTTTGATGGAATGGATTCGACTATGTTGAATGAGTTGGATCTGTTGACATCCAAGTATGCCGGTGGCGATGAAATAGTAAAAGAGATGTATCAATTAACTGATCAAGGTATGCGAAACCTCGGACTTCGATATGATCTTACAATACCTTTTGCTAAGGTCATCGCATTAAATCCCAGCATTGAACTTCCTTATAAAAGGTATGAGATTGGCAAGGTGTTTCGGGATGGTCCAGTAAAGCGTGGTCGTCTACGAGAGTTTTTACAATGTGATGTTGATATTGTTGGAGTGGAGGGACCAGAAGCTGAGGCAGAGCTAATGCAAGTAGCAGTTGAAGCGTTTAAAAGACTCAATGTGCCGATCACACTACGATGGAACAATAGGAAGTTTTTAGGTGAAATCCTTGAAAAGAATGGAGTAACATCAGATGAAAAACTGTCTGTCATGCTAACGCTCGACAAAATAGAGAAAATCGGTAATGAGGGGGTTGTTAAAGAACTGATAAGTAAAGGACTGGATCCTCAAGTAACAAGCGCTTTAACTGAATTAATACAAATTGATGATTCTTCCTTTGAGTACCTATCCAATAAATACAATATTGAGAAATCCAAAGGCTCTCTTGAAGTCCACGCTCTTCAACAATTAATTGATAAATTGGAGCTTGATAAAGCTTGCCAATTTGACCCGTTCTTGTCTCGTGGACTCTCATTTTATACAGGAACCGTGTACGAAATCTTTGACGCAAGTAAAACCTTTACTTCTAGTTTAGGTGGAGGAGGGCGTTATGACGCTATAATTGGGAAGCTTGTCGGTAGAGAAGATATACAATATCCAACGGTCGGCATCTCATTCGGTATGGAATCAATCATGGAAATGATAAAGAACCGACCAATACAATTACCGCAGCCCGTGGTTGTTGTTTTGCCAATTGGAGAAACCGTATCAGTTGTTCTAAAGACTGCAGCTGTACTGCGTTCTAACGGTATCCGCACGGGGTTAGAGATAAGTAAGCGGAAATTAAAAAAGTCTCTTTCTTCAGTTGCAGCCAAAGGAATTCGCTTTGTCATCCTAATAGGTGAAGATGAGGCTAACGCTGGTATGATAAGATTAAAAGACATGAAAGAGAAGACCGAAATAGTTGTAACTTTAGAGGAAGCTATAAAGCGAATTGAATATGAAAGGAAAAGTGTGCTTTAG
- a CDS encoding NUDIX hydrolase, giving the protein MFIVNVEGAVCRDDKWLIIKRSDKEEHAGGTLSLVGGKADIEGNTLEILERTVKRELYEEVGIEVKDNVTYVYSSSFIADDGCNVINVVFLCEYDRGTAYTKSPDEVEAVHWLTYEEIIYHPEAPQWTKESLKRAESVRKSRET; this is encoded by the coding sequence ATGTTCATAGTTAACGTTGAAGGTGCAGTTTGTAGAGATGATAAGTGGCTTATTATTAAACGAAGCGATAAAGAAGAGCATGCTGGTGGGACTTTATCTCTGGTGGGTGGGAAAGCAGATATTGAAGGAAATACGCTTGAAATCTTGGAGAGGACGGTTAAACGAGAGCTTTATGAAGAAGTTGGTATTGAGGTGAAAGATAATGTTACTTATGTATATAGCTCCTCCTTTATAGCGGATGATGGTTGCAACGTTATTAATGTGGTATTCCTATGCGAATATGATAGGGGTACCGCATACACGAAGAGTCCCGATGAGGTTGAAGCTGTACATTGGTTGACATACGAGGAGATAATTTATCATCCTGAAGCACCCCAGTGGACCAAAGAAAGCTTGAAAAGAGCAGAGTCAGTGAGGAAATCAAGGGAGACATAG
- a CDS encoding SDR family NAD(P)-dependent oxidoreductase: MENKIVLITGANSGIGKAAALKFATEGYRVVMACRNMVISNAVRQEIIEASKNVQVDLMELDVSSFDSIRAFCSAFKAQYPRLDILIHNAAYLNHGEKAFKLSPENIELSFATNTFGPFLMTQLLADHLEKSQDPRILNACTTNIKHFFDPKRKIDFDNLQGELLGKQLNNAYTMYGDSKMALLMLTFKMAETLKPHGIKVNALQINRVKLSKETIRKMNSFWKVLAWTQNLTNPLPSGMADNYFHICTSDEYKNVTGQLINHKRQIIQPSTSEQGFSQVKNIFGSGSYPNYATDPINVKKIWDLCISLTKTG; the protein is encoded by the coding sequence ATGGAAAACAAGATTGTACTCATAACGGGGGCAAATTCGGGAATTGGAAAAGCGGCGGCATTGAAGTTCGCGACGGAAGGGTATCGAGTGGTCATGGCTTGCCGCAATATGGTGATCAGTAACGCAGTAAGACAGGAGATCATCGAAGCTTCAAAAAATGTGCAAGTAGACTTGATGGAGCTTGATGTTTCTTCTTTCGATTCTATTCGTGCATTCTGCTCGGCTTTCAAAGCCCAATACCCGAGATTGGACATTCTCATTCATAACGCTGCCTACCTAAATCACGGTGAAAAAGCATTTAAGCTGAGTCCTGAAAATATCGAGCTATCGTTTGCCACGAACACGTTCGGTCCTTTTCTAATGACGCAATTATTGGCGGATCATTTGGAAAAATCGCAAGACCCACGAATTCTGAATGCCTGTACGACAAACATTAAACATTTTTTCGACCCAAAAAGAAAAATCGACTTTGATAATCTACAGGGTGAATTGCTCGGTAAACAGCTTAATAACGCATATACAATGTACGGAGACTCAAAAATGGCGCTATTGATGCTAACCTTCAAAATGGCGGAAACGTTAAAACCTCACGGGATCAAAGTCAACGCTCTGCAGATCAATCGAGTAAAGCTGTCGAAAGAGACGATCCGGAAAATGAACTCCTTCTGGAAAGTACTTGCATGGACTCAAAATCTGACGAACCCTTTGCCATCAGGCATGGCAGACAATTACTTTCACATTTGTACATCAGACGAGTATAAGAATGTGACTGGTCAGCTTATCAACCATAAGAGGCAAATCATTCAGCCCTCGACAAGTGAACAAGGATTCTCACAAGTAAAAAACATATTCGGATCGGGTAGCTATCCCAACTATGCGACTGATCCAATTAACGTTAAAAAAATATGGGACCTATGCATTTCGCTGACGAAGACGGGTTAA
- a CDS encoding Zn-dependent hydrolase: protein MEIYNRLLQQYGKEANAGLDRFARRIQALAEIGMTSDLGSSRIAYSQEDRQAKELLKAWMKEAGLEVREDPVGNVIGTLLGANPEIPSVMSGSHIDTVPNGGHFDGVVGVLSALEVAQRWSEQGFVPQRSLEVVAFSDEEGSRFHASLTGSHFMTGQLNLDSVKHYQDDEGRSFEQVLQEHGLDATKAEESVRKPEDIYAFIEMHIEQGQVLEKQEIPIGIVNGIAGPAWIDMKWGGRAAHAGATPMGLLRSDALVAASECVMAIEKLPSLHSRTAVATVGKLNVYPNGSNVIPSEVSMVVDVRDIHLDRRDQLLDAIIQEAESIALRRGVQFQSEVNIKVDPTSMDPALMDVVQGAIEKADLPVFNLTSGAGHDAMVIGRQIPTAMIFIRCLEGISHNPLEWASLEDLELGILVLDDTLRQLVHTKA from the coding sequence ATGGAAATTTACAACAGGTTATTACAACAATACGGAAAAGAAGCCAATGCTGGCTTAGATCGTTTCGCGAGGAGAATACAGGCTCTTGCTGAAATTGGCATGACATCGGACTTGGGATCGTCGCGGATCGCCTATTCCCAAGAGGACAGACAAGCAAAAGAGCTGCTTAAAGCATGGATGAAGGAAGCTGGACTAGAGGTACGTGAAGATCCCGTGGGAAATGTTATCGGCACATTACTGGGAGCTAATCCGGAAATACCATCTGTGATGTCCGGCTCTCATATTGATACCGTTCCGAACGGTGGGCATTTCGATGGAGTCGTCGGAGTCCTCTCAGCGCTTGAGGTCGCCCAAAGATGGTCGGAGCAGGGCTTTGTTCCCCAACGAAGCTTGGAGGTCGTCGCTTTCTCAGACGAAGAAGGCTCACGCTTCCACGCTAGCCTCACAGGCAGCCATTTCATGACTGGGCAATTGAACCTCGACTCGGTTAAGCATTATCAGGACGACGAAGGACGCAGCTTCGAGCAGGTACTTCAAGAACACGGGCTAGACGCAACTAAAGCAGAAGAATCTGTTCGCAAGCCCGAGGACATTTACGCCTTTATTGAAATGCATATCGAGCAAGGTCAGGTGCTAGAGAAGCAGGAAATTCCCATTGGCATTGTCAACGGCATTGCAGGCCCGGCTTGGATCGATATGAAATGGGGCGGCAGAGCTGCCCATGCCGGTGCAACACCAATGGGCTTGCTGCGAAGCGACGCTTTAGTAGCGGCCAGCGAATGTGTAATGGCGATTGAGAAGCTTCCTTCCTTACATAGTCGGACTGCTGTCGCTACCGTCGGAAAGCTAAATGTCTACCCTAACGGAAGTAATGTGATCCCAAGCGAGGTCAGCATGGTTGTCGACGTGCGAGATATCCATCTGGACAGACGGGATCAATTGCTCGACGCGATTATACAAGAAGCTGAATCAATCGCTCTTAGACGAGGAGTTCAGTTTCAATCGGAAGTGAACATTAAGGTCGACCCTACATCTATGGACCCGGCTTTGATGGATGTTGTACAAGGAGCTATCGAGAAAGCCGATCTCCCTGTATTCAATCTCACAAGTGGAGCAGGACACGATGCCATGGTAATCGGTAGACAAATTCCTACGGCGATGATCTTTATCCGCTGCCTTGAGGGCATCAGCCACAATCCTTTGGAATGGGCCTCTCTTGAGGATTTGGAGCTAGGCATTCTAGTGCTTGACGACACCCTCAGACAACTCGTGCATACAAAAGCGTGA
- a CDS encoding TetR/AcrR family transcriptional regulator, with protein MSSNPTDIPTDRRVMRTQQLITEAFLSLVQEKQFSEIIVKDITDKANVNRSTFYSHYQDKFDLLDKIILTKLSTLRCLSENTDKSYQPNFEVPDPYLVALFEHLTSNEKFYSIILTRLPDSSLSAKMTEAIRDFFYMQISNSDRGKNLLIPLDILLDSISSSVMGVIKKWLEQQRIYSSHYMALQLTRLSILGTYKALGYTEIEG; from the coding sequence ATGAGCTCCAATCCAACAGATATTCCTACAGACAGACGAGTCATGCGTACCCAGCAGCTCATTACGGAAGCTTTCTTGTCATTGGTACAAGAAAAACAGTTTTCCGAGATTATCGTGAAGGACATAACCGATAAAGCTAACGTCAATCGGTCCACCTTCTATTCCCATTATCAAGACAAATTTGATTTATTGGATAAAATCATTTTAACTAAGCTATCAACGCTGAGATGCCTATCCGAGAATACAGATAAAAGCTATCAACCGAATTTTGAGGTGCCCGATCCTTATCTTGTCGCTCTATTCGAGCATTTAACTAGCAATGAAAAGTTCTACTCTATCATTTTAACCCGTCTTCCCGATTCCTCTCTTTCTGCTAAGATGACGGAAGCTATTAGGGACTTTTTTTACATGCAAATTTCGAACTCCGATAGGGGTAAAAATCTTCTCATCCCGTTGGATATTTTGCTCGATTCTATAAGCTCGTCTGTAATGGGAGTCATAAAAAAATGGTTAGAGCAGCAGCGGATTTATTCCTCTCACTATATGGCTCTTCAGCTTACTCGCTTGTCCATACTAGGCACATACAAGGCTTTGGGTTACACCGAAATTGAAGGATGA
- the ade gene encoding adenine deaminase, producing MDRKLVASARGDAPIDVAIENVKLVNVFSGEIYPAAIGITGDKIVHVTSPGVTTLEAKERRDGKGLFAIPGLIDTHIHIEVSMLTPARFAEAVLVHGTTTVLTDPHEIANVLGERGVKYMVDAAEGLDLRMLNMLPSCVPSAPGLETSGADFTPEAVDKMLAWDGVYGLGEVMNYHGVIHGDERMEGILDAGERSGKLIQGHAPRVSGRDLSAYMIAGPNSDHECRTADEAIEKIRAGMIVELREGSFSLSIAECAPIIKDMGYLPNVCFCADDLLPHDLADRGHMNYIVRKAIEEGIDPVNAIRYATLNSAERLERRDLGAIAAGRLADIVLVEQLETMKTVDVYVGGKHVVSEGKLLRPQPFVEPPADFFETVKLPEITEDDLALRVDHPNAKEAKVRVIEYDAAPGIPTDFMEVNLPVRDGLLVPEAYEGEKGPLCRVAVFHRHGLNENSNLGLLAGYGIVDGAVATTVAHDSHNLAVLGVNARDMAIAANELRKSQGGFVAVKNGEVIAHIPFPLAGLMSTESADTLVPQLKQFVEVLLKEIMPGKNPIHRMIAVTLPVIPRAKITDIGLVEVETQKLMPFIMAVQ from the coding sequence TTGGATCGCAAATTAGTTGCCTCGGCCCGGGGTGATGCTCCCATCGATGTAGCCATTGAGAACGTGAAGCTTGTTAATGTGTTCTCAGGAGAGATTTATCCGGCTGCGATTGGTATTACGGGAGACAAAATCGTCCATGTGACATCCCCTGGCGTAACGACGCTGGAAGCGAAGGAACGAAGAGATGGAAAAGGTTTGTTCGCCATTCCAGGGCTTATTGATACCCACATCCATATTGAAGTGAGCATGCTAACCCCGGCCCGGTTCGCCGAAGCGGTGCTTGTTCACGGAACGACTACTGTCCTGACGGACCCCCACGAAATCGCCAATGTACTTGGTGAACGCGGAGTCAAATACATGGTGGATGCTGCAGAAGGATTGGACCTGCGAATGCTGAACATGCTGCCGTCCTGCGTTCCCTCTGCACCAGGCCTAGAGACGTCCGGTGCTGATTTTACTCCTGAAGCAGTGGACAAGATGCTAGCTTGGGACGGTGTTTATGGTCTTGGAGAAGTGATGAACTATCACGGAGTTATTCACGGTGACGAGAGAATGGAAGGAATTCTCGACGCAGGTGAGCGCTCCGGTAAGCTTATTCAAGGACATGCTCCCCGCGTATCGGGACGAGATCTGTCGGCTTATATGATTGCTGGACCTAATTCCGATCACGAGTGCCGCACTGCGGATGAAGCGATTGAGAAGATCCGAGCTGGTATGATTGTTGAACTGCGGGAAGGCTCTTTCTCACTGAGCATAGCCGAATGCGCTCCAATTATTAAGGATATGGGATATTTGCCTAACGTTTGCTTCTGTGCGGATGATTTGCTGCCGCACGATCTTGCGGACAGAGGTCATATGAACTACATCGTTCGTAAAGCTATTGAAGAAGGTATTGACCCCGTAAACGCTATACGTTATGCGACGCTTAATTCTGCGGAACGCCTTGAGCGGAGAGACCTCGGTGCCATTGCCGCTGGAAGACTCGCTGATATCGTTCTCGTTGAGCAATTGGAGACTATGAAGACGGTAGACGTCTATGTAGGAGGCAAGCATGTCGTTAGCGAAGGGAAGCTATTGCGCCCTCAGCCGTTCGTCGAGCCCCCAGCGGATTTCTTCGAGACGGTCAAGCTCCCTGAAATTACGGAAGACGATCTTGCTCTTCGAGTCGATCACCCGAATGCCAAGGAAGCGAAAGTTCGCGTAATTGAGTATGACGCTGCTCCAGGCATTCCGACGGATTTCATGGAAGTCAACCTACCAGTGCGCGATGGGCTACTCGTCCCGGAAGCCTATGAAGGCGAGAAAGGTCCGTTGTGCCGAGTGGCGGTGTTCCATCGCCATGGATTGAATGAGAATAGTAATCTTGGCCTACTGGCTGGGTATGGCATTGTGGATGGAGCTGTCGCGACTACGGTTGCGCACGATAGTCATAACTTGGCAGTGCTTGGAGTCAACGCGCGGGATATGGCTATTGCAGCGAACGAGCTTCGCAAATCCCAAGGTGGATTCGTAGCGGTTAAGAATGGCGAAGTTATTGCTCATATCCCTTTTCCACTTGCTGGTCTAATGAGCACGGAATCGGCTGATACGCTTGTTCCGCAATTAAAGCAATTTGTAGAAGTGTTACTCAAAGAAATTATGCCGGGCAAAAATCCAATTCACCGGATGATTGCCGTTACATTACCCGTTATTCCGAGAGCAAAAATAACGGATATTGGTCTTGTTGAAGTAGAGACCCAGAAGCTAATGCCTTTCATTATGGCAGTACAGTAA
- a CDS encoding transporter substrate-binding domain-containing protein yields MRKGFTVAALALGLAVVATGCSSNNNNSASSPSSSASGNENAGAKVVKMAINNTWKPFGFVDDKDELTGYNIDVLKAADEKIPEYKFEFEGVDQSAVFVGVDTGKDALGAGSFFKSPEREEKYLFPDENYGNIVLYLAVKSDNTEINSLDDLVGKKLVPLMPNTSNYNVIKDYNDAHPDKQIKLETIDNVTTADALKWVNSGRYDAFLVPGMTYFDTQKDLKLDLKLTDVIKKNPIYFVLNKSETDLKAKLDAALKDLKADGTLSEISQKWMGEDIFKE; encoded by the coding sequence ATGAGAAAAGGATTTACGGTAGCAGCATTGGCATTAGGACTTGCGGTAGTAGCAACAGGTTGTTCGAGCAACAACAACAATTCAGCTTCTAGCCCGTCTTCATCTGCGTCAGGAAATGAAAATGCTGGAGCTAAGGTTGTAAAGATGGCCATCAACAATACATGGAAGCCGTTTGGCTTCGTGGATGACAAGGATGAGCTGACTGGCTACAACATTGATGTATTGAAAGCAGCCGACGAGAAAATTCCGGAATACAAATTCGAATTCGAAGGTGTTGACCAGTCTGCTGTTTTCGTTGGCGTAGACACAGGTAAGGATGCACTTGGAGCGGGCAGCTTCTTCAAGAGCCCTGAGCGTGAGGAAAAGTATCTTTTCCCAGACGAGAATTATGGCAATATCGTTCTGTACCTTGCAGTTAAGAGCGACAATACCGAAATTAACTCGCTAGACGATTTGGTTGGCAAGAAGCTCGTGCCTCTTATGCCGAACACAAGTAACTACAATGTAATCAAGGACTACAACGATGCTCATCCGGACAAGCAAATCAAGCTTGAGACTATCGACAACGTAACAACTGCTGATGCTCTTAAATGGGTTAATTCCGGCCGTTATGACGCTTTCCTAGTACCTGGTATGACCTATTTCGACACGCAGAAGGATCTAAAGCTGGATCTTAAGCTGACGGACGTCATTAAGAAAAACCCTATCTACTTTGTATTGAACAAGAGTGAGACTGACCTTAAGGCGAAGCTAGATGCTGCACTTAAAGATTTGAAAGCAGATGGCACATTGTCTGAAATTTCCCAAAAATGGATGGGTGAAGATATTTTCAAGGAATAG